Within the Halalkalicoccus sp. NIPERK01 genome, the region TCGCTCCTCGGCGAGGTTGTCCATGACGTAGGCGAACTCGAAGCCGCCCTTGCCCTTCTCCTCTGCCTCCTCGCGGTGCTGTTCGATGACGTGCTCCGGGACGCTCCCGGTCTCGTAGAGCAGTCGCCCGACGAGCGTGCTCTTGCCGTGGTCGACGTGGCCGATGATGGCCAGGTTCTGGTGTGGTTTGTCGCTCATGGATGTCTCACGCGCGATGGCGCTTATACAGGGGTTTTTGGCAGTTGCTCATAAAACGATTTCGATACGCTACCCGCCCGAGACGCCCGCCTTCGGGCGATTCCTGCCAACGACCCACACGGCGACGGTGCTACCGCGGACGGTAGCCGAGCGCCCGGAGGACGCCCCGCTTCCAGATCGGCTTCTCGTACCAGCGCAGTCGGTTCAAAAGCAACCGGTTCCGCCGGCGCAACGCCTCGACGTCGTCCTCCCGGCTGCTTCGATCCACGTGATGGTCCTCACGGTCGGATTCGGATCGTTCGCGCGCGATCTCGGCGTGTCGCCGGTCGAGGCGCTTCCGTTCGCGCTGGAGCGCTCGTGCCTCCGCGTGGATCGCCTCTCCGTCCCGAGCGCCGCTCTCCTCATCGGGCGTCACCCCCGCCGAGTCAGAGGTTCGT harbors:
- a CDS encoding GTP-binding protein, with product MSDKPHQNLAIIGHVDHGKSTLVGRLLYETGSVPEHVIEQHREEAEEKGKGGFEFAYVMDNLAEER